From the genome of Hyalangium gracile, one region includes:
- a CDS encoding AHH domain-containing protein, whose amino-acid sequence MACRLTVAILLMAFATACSSARVVRLDTGQGVPREHRPPASNAPFPIAATAFESALSRLVLQAPLSLVPVQHGQLVRASHPHNDGDTRWQRLMSRSYAGICEPGHRRADCLSLLDDVAGLTEWDKLGVALGLSLEPMKESISRAVENTLAPQLFYTVIATGLISWAILAANPEPVFTKAAAIVSAVMLLYLGVETFLEVVRASRELKRASDRATTFEELQQAGRRFAHRIGPEVARVFVLAVTVVVSHGMAGGSAWLAGRLSRLPGFSEAAVLGASQVGVNLANVGQVSAVAVSTEGTITLTLAPAAVAMEARDPLLHEHHIATDKWLEATHSGGPWTPQFQKLFDRAGMSLNDPANKVRVRGHRGPHPEEYHREIFRRLRDSMRECRGTHQCREALTSELKKLAQEICTESSYLNKLITPSQ is encoded by the coding sequence ATGGCATGTCGCCTGACTGTCGCGATCTTGCTGATGGCTTTTGCCACCGCGTGCTCCTCGGCGCGCGTGGTTCGGCTGGACACAGGACAAGGTGTCCCACGAGAGCACCGGCCGCCCGCCTCGAACGCGCCCTTCCCGATAGCCGCAACCGCGTTCGAGAGCGCACTCTCGCGTCTGGTGCTGCAGGCTCCCCTCTCCCTCGTACCCGTCCAGCACGGCCAGCTGGTACGCGCGTCCCATCCCCACAACGATGGAGACACGCGATGGCAGCGCCTCATGAGCAGGAGCTATGCAGGCATCTGCGAACCAGGCCATCGAAGAGCCGATTGCCTCTCCCTGCTCGACGATGTGGCGGGCCTGACGGAGTGGGACAAGCTGGGGGTGGCCCTGGGCCTGTCGCTCGAACCCATGAAGGAGAGCATCTCTCGGGCGGTGGAGAACACCCTGGCCCCGCAGCTCTTCTATACGGTGATTGCCACGGGCCTCATTTCCTGGGCCATCCTGGCCGCCAATCCCGAGCCGGTCTTCACCAAGGCAGCGGCGATCGTCTCAGCGGTGATGTTGCTCTACCTGGGAGTGGAGACCTTCCTGGAGGTGGTCAGGGCGAGCAGGGAGCTGAAGCGGGCCTCTGACCGGGCCACCACCTTCGAGGAGTTGCAGCAGGCGGGTCGACGCTTCGCGCACCGGATAGGCCCCGAGGTGGCTCGTGTCTTCGTCCTTGCGGTGACGGTGGTCGTGAGCCACGGAATGGCTGGTGGCTCCGCGTGGCTGGCTGGACGGCTGTCGAGACTGCCTGGCTTCTCGGAGGCAGCGGTCCTGGGGGCCTCCCAGGTGGGCGTGAATCTGGCGAACGTGGGACAGGTGAGCGCGGTGGCTGTTTCCACCGAGGGCACCATCACCCTCACGCTGGCACCTGCGGCGGTGGCAATGGAGGCCCGGGATCCGCTACTGCACGAGCACCACATCGCTACCGATAAGTGGCTCGAGGCCACTCACAGCGGGGGACCGTGGACACCCCAGTTCCAGAAGCTCTTTGATCGGGCCGGCATGTCGTTGAACGACCCCGCCAACAAGGTACGCGTCCGAGGCCATCGCGGGCCTCATCCCGAGGAGTACCACCGCGAGATCTTCCGTCGTCTGCGCGACTCCATGAGAGAGTGCCGCGGCACGCACCAGTGCCGCGAGGCCCTGACCTCGGAGCTCAAGAAGCTGGCACAGGAGATCTGCACGGAGAGCTCCTACCTCAACAAGCTGATCACCCCGAGCCAGTGA
- a CDS encoding tetratricopeptide repeat protein yields the protein MMRLLPPLLALLLALPAAAQPAAPAPSARQLNTEGFRLYQDGKYPEALEKFMAAVQADPKHALAQYNVAATLGVLRKQGLICEHSAYKSSIVEHLTAAVKLDAKRLKRAKEDADLDPIRDTVGWQRLLGLSPTRAADVPQILRKVGWHGPGVGVYGTLVTLRFEDGGKVSMVKKVPQDEGPPKPETLTGTYSVKAGKVEVRFPNQKPDTGTLDAQGTLTFKTLGPFFDAPSECDA from the coding sequence ATGATGCGCCTGCTCCCCCCGCTGCTCGCCCTGCTCCTGGCCCTGCCGGCCGCCGCCCAGCCCGCCGCGCCCGCACCGTCCGCCAGGCAACTCAACACGGAGGGCTTCCGCCTCTACCAGGACGGCAAGTACCCCGAAGCCCTGGAGAAGTTCATGGCCGCGGTCCAGGCGGACCCCAAGCACGCCCTGGCCCAGTACAACGTGGCGGCCACACTCGGAGTGCTGCGCAAGCAGGGCCTCATCTGCGAGCACAGCGCCTACAAGAGCAGCATCGTCGAGCACCTCACCGCCGCGGTGAAGCTGGATGCGAAGCGGCTCAAGCGCGCCAAGGAGGACGCCGACCTGGACCCCATCCGGGACACGGTGGGGTGGCAGCGCCTGCTGGGCCTGTCCCCCACGCGCGCGGCGGACGTGCCGCAGATCCTTCGCAAGGTGGGCTGGCACGGCCCCGGCGTGGGCGTCTACGGGACGCTGGTGACGCTGCGCTTCGAGGACGGGGGCAAGGTGTCCATGGTGAAGAAGGTCCCCCAGGACGAGGGCCCGCCCAAGCCGGAAACCCTCACGGGCACCTACTCCGTGAAGGCCGGCAAGGTGGAGGTGCGCTTCCCCAACCAGAAGCCGGACACGGGCACCCTCGACGCCCAGGGCACGCTCACCTTCAAGACGCTGGGCCCCTTCTTCGACGCGCCGTCCGAGTGCGACGCCTGA
- a CDS encoding imm11 family protein, giving the protein MPKRYFDLFEDLHVPGRWSLDDPVDPRGPEVDVWQFERGSRIDVEGRLRVPVDRPGKSLDFSMTPVGGAPVVHARVASLLASMAPTDVQLVPVEIEGQTEEFFILNVTRVVKCIDDKASGEVQYWKPEDGRPEKTGKYRAVHGMRIDPSKVGDAKVFRPWGWMGALLVSEEIKEALERSGATGTKFKEV; this is encoded by the coding sequence ATGCCCAAGCGGTACTTCGACCTGTTTGAGGATCTCCACGTTCCCGGGCGTTGGTCTCTGGATGACCCCGTGGATCCACGAGGACCTGAAGTAGACGTGTGGCAGTTCGAGCGGGGCAGCCGCATCGACGTGGAGGGACGACTCCGGGTCCCGGTGGACCGTCCTGGCAAGTCACTGGACTTCAGCATGACACCCGTGGGCGGAGCCCCCGTCGTCCACGCACGAGTGGCCTCTCTCCTCGCGAGCATGGCGCCCACGGACGTGCAGCTCGTGCCCGTGGAGATAGAAGGCCAGACCGAGGAGTTCTTCATCCTCAACGTCACGCGGGTGGTGAAGTGCATCGACGACAAGGCCTCTGGAGAGGTCCAATATTGGAAGCCAGAGGACGGGCGCCCCGAGAAGACCGGCAAGTACCGGGCTGTCCATGGCATGCGCATCGACCCGTCGAAGGTCGGTGATGCCAAGGTCTTCCGGCCCTGGGGCTGGATGGGGGCACTCCTCGTCTCCGAGGAGATCAAGGAGGCCCTGGAGCGCAGCGGAGCGACAGGGACGAAGTTCAAGGAGGTCTGA
- the nla6 gene encoding enhancer binding protein Nla6, whose amino-acid sequence MGSARILAVDDERATCEALAEMLSSWGHKVEVAFDGHDALRKAGEFRPDVVLSDLAMPETDGLWLMRQLREELPDCPVVFLTGRGTIDAAVAAIKEGAYDFIEKPLNIARLKVCIERALEKKETQREVQTLRRRLKQLGQQDLIAQSGVMRKVGELIEKVAPSKASVAISGESGTGKEVVARAIHNLSLRREKPFIAINCASIPATLIESEFFGHERGAFTGADQRRPGVFEMAHGGTLFLDELGEIPIELQAKLLRVLEEGRLRRLGGKVEIEVDVRVLCATNRDLKQEIKNQRFREDLYFRLNVFQVHLPPLRERREDIPILVQHFVEKFGGDSAKRVTGVHPEAMEVLKSHDWPGNIRELRNAVERAVILCDGELITREHLPPDMAGKSPERHSFRLPYGLSLDAVEREYILGSLQRNGNNKARTAEILGVSEKTLYNKLNRYAAEARQQGQGVAGGLIKAAGGEGSSGSGEADFR is encoded by the coding sequence TTGGGCAGCGCACGAATTCTGGCCGTAGATGACGAGCGCGCGACGTGCGAGGCGCTGGCGGAAATGCTCAGCTCCTGGGGGCACAAAGTCGAGGTCGCGTTCGACGGGCACGACGCCCTGCGCAAGGCGGGGGAGTTCCGGCCGGACGTCGTCTTGTCGGACCTGGCGATGCCGGAGACGGACGGGCTGTGGCTGATGCGGCAGCTTCGCGAGGAGCTGCCGGACTGCCCCGTCGTGTTCCTCACCGGCCGAGGCACCATCGACGCCGCCGTGGCGGCGATCAAGGAGGGCGCCTACGACTTCATCGAGAAGCCGCTCAACATCGCGCGGCTGAAGGTCTGCATCGAGCGGGCCCTCGAGAAGAAGGAGACGCAGCGCGAGGTGCAGACGCTGCGTCGGCGCCTCAAGCAGCTGGGGCAGCAGGATCTGATCGCCCAGTCCGGAGTGATGCGGAAGGTGGGCGAGCTGATCGAGAAGGTGGCGCCCTCCAAGGCGAGCGTGGCCATCTCCGGCGAGTCCGGCACGGGCAAGGAGGTGGTGGCGCGCGCCATCCACAACCTGTCCCTGCGGCGCGAGAAGCCCTTCATCGCCATCAACTGCGCCTCCATCCCGGCCACCCTCATCGAGTCCGAGTTCTTCGGCCACGAGCGCGGCGCCTTCACCGGCGCCGATCAGCGCCGCCCGGGCGTCTTCGAGATGGCCCACGGCGGCACGCTCTTCCTGGACGAGCTGGGTGAGATCCCCATCGAGCTGCAGGCCAAGCTGCTGCGCGTGCTCGAGGAGGGCCGCCTGCGCCGGCTGGGTGGCAAGGTGGAGATTGAAGTGGACGTGCGCGTGCTGTGCGCCACGAACCGCGACCTCAAGCAGGAGATCAAGAACCAGCGCTTCCGCGAGGATCTCTACTTCCGCCTCAACGTGTTCCAGGTCCACCTGCCGCCCCTGCGCGAGCGCCGGGAGGACATCCCCATCCTGGTGCAGCACTTCGTGGAGAAGTTCGGCGGGGACTCGGCCAAGCGCGTCACCGGCGTGCACCCGGAGGCGATGGAGGTCCTCAAGTCGCACGACTGGCCGGGCAACATCCGCGAGCTGCGCAACGCGGTGGAGCGCGCCGTCATCCTCTGCGACGGCGAGCTCATCACCCGCGAGCACCTGCCCCCCGACATGGCGGGCAAGAGCCCCGAGCGCCACTCCTTCCGCCTGCCCTACGGCCTGTCGCTGGACGCGGTGGAGCGCGAGTACATCCTCGGCAGCCTCCAGCGCAACGGGAACAACAAGGCCCGCACGGCGGAGATCCTGGGGGTGTCGGAAAAGACCCTCTACAACAAGCTCAACCGGTACGCCGCCGAGGCCCGCCAGCAGGGCCAGGGGGTGGCAGGGGGCCTCATCAAGGCCGCCGGCGGAGAGGGTAGCAGTGGATCAGGTGAGGCAGACTTCCGGTAG
- a CDS encoding acetyl-CoA carboxylase carboxyltransferase subunit alpha, with amino-acid sequence MATGTGYALDFERPLIELEKKIEELKALSTSGTVDFSSEIAKLEKKAKKLQTEIFSDLSRWQVVQLSRHSARPYFLDYVQLLFTDFFELCGDRRFGEDPSIVGGFARLDGKPVMLIGHQKGRSTKENMARNFGMPRPEGYRKALRLMELAERFEKPILTFVDTSGAYPGIGAEERGQAEAIAVNLEVMSRLKVPIISTVIGEGGSGGALAIGVGNRVLMMQNSVYSVISPEGCASILFRDSSQAEKAADALKLTAKDLLGLKVIDEVVPEPAGGAHRDPPKTAENLGKVLRKHLSELAELTPDELVKDRYDKFRALGMFSGR; translated from the coding sequence ATGGCGACCGGTACTGGTTACGCGCTCGACTTCGAACGCCCGCTCATCGAACTGGAGAAGAAGATCGAGGAGCTCAAGGCCCTCTCCACCAGCGGCACCGTGGACTTCTCCTCGGAGATTGCCAAGCTGGAGAAGAAGGCCAAGAAGCTCCAGACGGAGATCTTCAGCGATCTGTCGCGCTGGCAGGTGGTGCAGCTGTCGCGCCACAGCGCTCGGCCCTACTTCCTGGACTACGTGCAGCTGCTGTTCACCGACTTCTTCGAGCTGTGTGGCGACCGCCGCTTCGGAGAGGATCCCTCCATCGTGGGAGGCTTCGCGCGGCTGGACGGCAAGCCGGTGATGCTGATCGGCCACCAGAAGGGCCGCAGCACCAAGGAGAACATGGCGCGCAACTTCGGCATGCCGCGCCCCGAGGGCTACCGCAAGGCGCTGCGGCTGATGGAGCTGGCCGAGCGCTTCGAGAAGCCCATCCTCACCTTCGTGGACACCTCTGGCGCCTACCCGGGCATCGGCGCCGAGGAGCGCGGCCAGGCCGAGGCCATCGCCGTCAACCTGGAAGTCATGAGCCGGCTGAAGGTGCCCATCATCTCCACCGTGATTGGAGAGGGTGGCTCGGGTGGCGCGCTGGCCATCGGCGTGGGCAACCGCGTGCTGATGATGCAGAACAGCGTGTACTCGGTCATCTCGCCCGAGGGCTGCGCCTCCATCCTCTTCCGTGACTCCTCGCAGGCGGAGAAGGCCGCGGACGCGCTCAAGCTCACCGCCAAGGATTTGCTGGGCCTCAAGGTCATCGACGAGGTGGTCCCCGAGCCCGCGGGTGGCGCGCACCGGGATCCGCCGAAGACGGCGGAGAACCTGGGCAAGGTGCTGCGCAAGCACCTGAGCGAGCTGGCGGAGCTCACCCCCGACGAGCTGGTGAAGGACCGCTACGACAAGTTCCGCGCGCTCGGCATGTTCTCCGGGCGCTGA
- a CDS encoding ArsA family ATPase: MSDARVLHFFGGKGGVGKSTLAASYALNLADDAPKEKVLLVSLDPARTLSDLVKKKLPAKPTKLVAGKGEGGLYAAELEPAALLKPFAANYVPALEKAAAKGSVLSEEDLGKLFAQAVPGLEELVSFFQVLELLEAKEFDRIVVDCAPTSHTLRLFDLPQGVRKFLGIVKAGAEKPASGGKGKKEPAPAEPSFLEEVGGKAERLLALLKDPARTAFHLVALAEPVPEAQTRMYFAQLRERSIPVTEILVNQVEERGGCPACQGRRGLQAPHVRKFQGLDKTVPVQLIGKRELAPRGVDGLKDFGKEWRGGKETKALEFSAAEGPPALVRAPSMPPIAAPPLPPTRLIFFVGQGGVGKSSCAAAAAVTLTEKEGPVLLISTDPAHSLSDVLQSRLTDTETQVKGTKGLYARELDVNGWFNALRKRLKEKAEKAYEGAPKTGDVPADLVALRNLLECAPPCIDEFAALSCLTDALVQERFKRIVVDPSPMITSMRVVELADAAKTWLGALHGIVSKYKAKGLGELADDVAAMLKHVKRFEEALASPTESRFVVVTRGEDLAASRTERLVEYLKEKKLQVERVLVNRVGPKSTCPKCENRRKLELNAAKAIEKKIGLPVTMAPALGRHPAGLRELKAFRTAWYALSAPVKIKAA, from the coding sequence ATGAGCGATGCGCGAGTACTTCACTTCTTCGGCGGCAAGGGTGGTGTTGGCAAGAGCACGCTCGCCGCGTCCTATGCGTTGAATCTGGCTGATGACGCGCCCAAGGAGAAGGTGCTTCTGGTTTCGCTGGATCCGGCGCGCACGCTGTCCGATCTGGTGAAGAAGAAGCTCCCAGCCAAGCCCACGAAGCTGGTGGCTGGCAAGGGCGAAGGTGGGCTGTACGCGGCGGAACTGGAGCCTGCGGCGCTGCTCAAGCCCTTCGCCGCGAATTACGTGCCCGCGCTGGAGAAGGCCGCCGCGAAGGGCTCGGTGCTGTCGGAGGAGGATCTCGGCAAGCTCTTCGCCCAGGCGGTACCGGGGCTCGAGGAGCTGGTGAGCTTCTTCCAGGTGCTGGAGCTGCTCGAGGCCAAGGAGTTCGATCGCATCGTCGTGGACTGCGCGCCCACGAGCCACACCCTGCGCCTTTTCGATCTACCCCAGGGCGTGCGCAAGTTCCTGGGCATCGTGAAGGCCGGGGCGGAGAAGCCGGCCAGCGGCGGCAAGGGCAAGAAGGAGCCCGCTCCCGCCGAGCCGAGCTTCCTGGAAGAGGTGGGCGGCAAGGCGGAGCGGCTCTTGGCGCTGCTCAAGGATCCGGCGCGCACCGCGTTCCACCTGGTGGCGCTGGCCGAGCCGGTGCCCGAGGCGCAGACGCGCATGTACTTCGCGCAGCTGCGCGAGCGCTCCATCCCGGTGACGGAGATTCTCGTCAACCAGGTGGAGGAGCGCGGCGGCTGTCCGGCCTGTCAGGGCCGCCGAGGCCTTCAGGCCCCGCACGTGCGCAAGTTCCAGGGGTTGGACAAGACCGTGCCGGTGCAGCTCATCGGGAAGCGAGAGCTGGCGCCGCGCGGGGTGGACGGGCTCAAGGACTTCGGCAAGGAGTGGCGTGGAGGCAAGGAGACCAAGGCGCTGGAGTTCTCGGCCGCCGAGGGTCCTCCGGCGCTGGTGCGTGCGCCGTCCATGCCGCCCATCGCCGCGCCGCCGCTGCCGCCCACGCGGCTCATCTTCTTCGTGGGGCAGGGCGGGGTGGGCAAGAGCTCGTGCGCGGCGGCCGCCGCGGTGACGCTGACGGAGAAGGAGGGGCCGGTGCTCCTCATCTCCACGGATCCGGCGCACTCGCTGTCGGACGTGCTGCAGAGCCGGCTGACGGACACCGAGACGCAGGTGAAGGGCACCAAGGGCCTCTACGCCCGCGAGCTGGACGTGAACGGCTGGTTCAACGCCCTGCGCAAGCGCCTGAAGGAGAAGGCGGAGAAGGCCTACGAGGGCGCGCCGAAGACGGGGGATGTGCCGGCCGACCTGGTCGCGCTGCGCAACCTGCTGGAGTGCGCCCCGCCGTGCATCGACGAGTTCGCGGCGCTCTCGTGCCTCACGGACGCGCTGGTGCAGGAGCGCTTCAAGCGCATCGTCGTGGATCCGTCGCCGATGATCACCTCCATGCGGGTGGTGGAGCTGGCGGACGCGGCGAAGACGTGGCTGGGCGCGCTGCACGGCATCGTGTCCAAGTACAAGGCCAAGGGCCTGGGCGAGCTGGCCGATGACGTGGCCGCGATGCTCAAGCACGTGAAGCGCTTCGAGGAGGCGCTGGCCTCGCCCACCGAGTCCCGCTTCGTCGTCGTCACGCGCGGCGAGGATCTGGCGGCCTCGCGCACCGAGCGGCTGGTGGAGTACCTGAAGGAGAAGAAGCTCCAGGTGGAGCGGGTGCTCGTCAACCGCGTGGGCCCGAAGTCCACGTGCCCCAAGTGCGAGAACCGCCGCAAGCTGGAGCTCAACGCGGCCAAGGCCATCGAGAAGAAGATTGGCCTGCCGGTGACGATGGCTCCGGCGCTCGGCCGTCACCCGGCGGGCCTGCGCGAGCTGAAGGCGTTCCGCACCGCTTGGTACGCCCTGTCCGCTCCGGTGAAGATCAAGGCGGCCTGA
- a CDS encoding histidine kinase dimerization/phospho-acceptor domain-containing protein: MPAVQEGSDPVVGAARYGAVPTLMDSLLHDVRNPLNALSINLEVLSEKLKGETGEVPASQAKNIKAMRDQIQRVDGILRQFSDFIVLRGGGPGEAGLSEVARRSLDVLAHESRRRRLKLQTAIEPDVKVRLQDTSELSFFLVQSLLRAFARSEAGTEVGVAVRVEGSHAVLEVTDAGGSAPEQTPDVVAALGLRCAQLGVEFQIRAGVCRFIFSRA, encoded by the coding sequence GTGCCTGCGGTTCAGGAGGGCTCGGATCCGGTGGTGGGAGCGGCGCGCTACGGCGCGGTCCCCACGCTCATGGATAGCCTCCTGCACGACGTGCGCAACCCGCTCAACGCGCTCTCGATCAACCTCGAGGTGCTCTCCGAGAAGCTCAAGGGGGAGACGGGCGAGGTGCCTGCGTCGCAGGCGAAGAACATCAAGGCCATGCGCGATCAGATCCAGCGCGTGGACGGCATCCTGCGCCAGTTCTCGGACTTCATCGTCCTGCGCGGCGGTGGGCCGGGGGAGGCGGGCCTGTCCGAGGTCGCCAGGCGCTCCCTGGACGTGCTGGCTCACGAGAGCCGGCGGCGGCGCCTGAAGCTGCAGACCGCCATCGAGCCAGACGTCAAGGTGCGGCTGCAGGACACCAGCGAGCTGAGCTTCTTCCTCGTCCAGTCCCTGCTGCGCGCCTTCGCGCGCTCGGAGGCGGGGACCGAGGTGGGCGTCGCCGTACGCGTCGAGGGCTCGCACGCGGTGCTCGAGGTGACGGATGCCGGGGGCAGTGCGCCCGAGCAGACGCCCGACGTGGTGGCGGCGCTGGGGCTCCGCTGCGCGCAATTGGGCGTGGAGTTCCAGATCCGAGCCGGTGTCTGCCGCTTCATCTTCTCTCGCGCCTGA
- a CDS encoding lytic transglycosylase domain-containing protein, with protein MKWSGLVAGLFSGAALAQAPATLEAVRLHRPEAATLVREELKACDARKCPDSGRLALLAGTLVLSEGEAAEARRILETHPPPAALEAFHAYYRGQAAFYSGDAAGAAAAFSEAVQKAPPSLEPRARARLGEALLKAGKAAKAAPVLETAASQTPSAELFYERAQARFATGNAAGAKEDLRTVVLRYATHPYADEALAQLEALKPPVRLTLSEHLRRARELMEGGQASRALTELDTAQERKLVKSAPERAEVALVRAQALFATGKAEEAEKSLAEARKGPPPVASEAALVTARRALRANENEKARALMAGLDKAWAKWPAGNEGAFFAGWLDLQGGRFEDAVKAFASFEQRYPRSRRRDEGMWFRALALLRLEKYSEAREQLGRLVDNFPRSSLVPQARYWMARSQELGGASADVTGPEYEAVIRIAPASFYSLLAGERLRALGRTPPPVFPEPPKRLTVQRPQELELAVALTEAGLFPDASEEVESRASRIRSSEQALPFVHALLSMGEYGYAHAVAARLLWGRAFGERAPEALAAFYPKAFASAVEAAATRNEVEPYLVWAIMRRESAFRPEVASAADARGLMQIIPPTGTAIAEKLAEPRPNPADLFAPDLNIRYGAWYLSQLMKRFSHPVLAAAAYNAGPKATAKWAQEKGSLPLDLFVEEIPFRETRGYVKQVVADLYLYRAFYGGGAALPPLALTVPSPSVEGVNF; from the coding sequence ATGAAGTGGAGTGGATTGGTGGCGGGGCTCTTTTCGGGGGCGGCGCTGGCGCAGGCCCCGGCGACGCTGGAGGCCGTGCGACTGCATCGTCCCGAGGCGGCGACGCTCGTCCGCGAGGAGCTGAAGGCCTGTGACGCGCGTAAGTGCCCGGATTCCGGGCGCCTGGCGCTGCTGGCCGGCACGCTGGTGCTCTCCGAGGGCGAGGCGGCCGAGGCCCGGCGGATCCTCGAGACCCACCCGCCTCCGGCCGCGCTGGAGGCCTTCCACGCTTATTACCGGGGTCAGGCGGCCTTCTACTCGGGAGACGCGGCAGGGGCGGCGGCGGCCTTCTCCGAGGCCGTGCAGAAGGCTCCGCCCTCGCTGGAGCCCCGGGCGCGGGCCCGGCTGGGCGAGGCGCTGCTGAAGGCCGGGAAGGCCGCGAAGGCCGCGCCGGTGCTGGAGACGGCCGCCAGCCAGACGCCCTCGGCGGAGCTGTTCTACGAGCGCGCCCAGGCGCGGTTCGCCACGGGCAATGCGGCGGGCGCGAAGGAGGACCTGCGCACGGTGGTGCTGCGCTACGCCACGCACCCGTACGCGGACGAGGCGCTCGCGCAGCTGGAGGCGCTCAAGCCGCCGGTGCGGCTGACGCTGTCCGAGCACCTGCGTCGGGCCCGGGAGCTGATGGAGGGCGGCCAGGCGTCGCGAGCGCTGACGGAGCTGGACACGGCGCAGGAGCGCAAGCTGGTGAAGAGCGCGCCGGAGCGGGCCGAGGTGGCGCTGGTGCGGGCGCAGGCGCTGTTCGCGACGGGCAAGGCGGAGGAGGCGGAGAAGTCGCTGGCCGAGGCTCGCAAGGGTCCGCCGCCGGTGGCCTCGGAGGCGGCGCTGGTGACGGCGCGGCGGGCGCTGCGGGCCAACGAGAACGAGAAGGCGCGGGCGCTGATGGCGGGCCTGGACAAGGCCTGGGCGAAGTGGCCCGCGGGCAACGAGGGCGCGTTCTTCGCCGGCTGGCTGGATCTGCAGGGCGGGCGCTTCGAGGACGCGGTGAAGGCGTTCGCCAGCTTCGAGCAGCGCTACCCGCGCTCGCGGCGGCGGGACGAGGGCATGTGGTTCCGGGCGCTCGCGCTGCTGCGGCTGGAGAAGTACTCCGAGGCCCGGGAGCAGCTGGGCCGGCTGGTGGACAACTTCCCGCGCAGCAGCCTGGTGCCGCAGGCGCGCTACTGGATGGCGCGGAGCCAGGAGCTGGGCGGCGCGTCGGCGGACGTCACGGGCCCCGAGTACGAGGCGGTGATCCGCATCGCTCCTGCCTCCTTCTATTCGCTGCTGGCCGGTGAGCGGCTGCGCGCGCTGGGCCGCACGCCCCCGCCGGTGTTCCCGGAGCCGCCGAAGCGGCTCACCGTGCAGCGTCCGCAGGAGCTGGAGCTGGCGGTGGCGCTCACGGAGGCGGGGCTCTTCCCGGACGCGTCCGAGGAGGTGGAGTCACGAGCCTCGCGCATCCGGTCGTCCGAGCAGGCCCTGCCGTTCGTGCACGCGCTCCTGTCGATGGGCGAGTACGGCTATGCGCACGCGGTCGCGGCGCGCCTGCTGTGGGGCCGGGCCTTCGGTGAGCGGGCTCCGGAGGCGCTGGCGGCCTTCTACCCGAAGGCGTTCGCCTCGGCGGTGGAGGCGGCGGCCACGCGCAACGAGGTGGAGCCGTACCTGGTGTGGGCGATCATGCGGCGGGAGAGCGCGTTCCGTCCGGAGGTGGCGAGCGCGGCGGATGCTCGCGGGCTGATGCAGATCATCCCGCCGACGGGGACGGCGATCGCGGAGAAGCTCGCGGAGCCGCGCCCGAACCCGGCGGATCTGTTCGCGCCGGACCTCAACATCCGGTACGGGGCCTGGTACCTGTCGCAGCTGATGAAGCGCTTCTCGCACCCGGTGCTGGCGGCAGCGGCCTACAACGCGGGCCCGAAGGCCACGGCGAAGTGGGCGCAGGAGAAGGGCTCGCTGCCGCTGGATCTCTTCGTGGAGGAGATCCCCTTCCGAGAGACGCGAGGCTACGTGAAGCAGGTGGTGGCGGACCTCTACCTCTACCGCGCGTTCTACGGCGGAGGCGCGGCGCTCCCACCGCTGGCGCTGACGGTCCCCTCCCCCTCCGTGGAAGGCGTGAATTTCTAG
- the cmk gene encoding (d)CMP kinase: MRPFIVAIDGPAGAGKSTVSKLLARRLGFDLVDTGAIYRCVALMARRESIAFDDDERLGELLGRIHIHFQVVGEENHVFLDGQDVSGEIRTPENSMAASQVSSRPVVRSGLLALQRRLALEAQKGAILEGRDIGTVVFPDADAKFFLEASPEVRARRRFEELFQKGVESSLEDVLADQTKRDRDDSARAVAPLKAAEDAVRMDSSSLPLSEVVHKMEDEILRRLAKRGG; the protein is encoded by the coding sequence GTGAGACCATTCATCGTCGCCATCGACGGGCCCGCGGGTGCCGGCAAGTCCACGGTGTCCAAGCTGCTGGCGCGGCGGCTCGGGTTCGATCTGGTGGACACGGGCGCCATCTACCGGTGCGTGGCGCTGATGGCCCGGCGCGAGAGCATCGCGTTCGATGACGACGAGCGGCTGGGCGAGCTGCTCGGGCGCATCCACATCCACTTCCAGGTGGTGGGCGAGGAGAACCACGTCTTCCTGGACGGGCAGGACGTGTCCGGGGAGATCCGCACGCCGGAGAACTCCATGGCGGCCTCGCAGGTGTCGAGCCGCCCGGTGGTGCGCTCGGGGCTGCTGGCGCTGCAGCGGCGGCTGGCGCTGGAGGCCCAGAAGGGCGCCATCCTCGAGGGGCGGGACATCGGCACGGTGGTGTTCCCGGACGCGGACGCCAAGTTCTTTCTGGAGGCCTCGCCCGAGGTGCGCGCCAGGCGCCGCTTCGAGGAGCTGTTCCAGAAGGGCGTGGAGAGCTCGCTCGAGGATGTGCTGGCGGACCAGACCAAGCGGGACCGGGACGACTCGGCCCGGGCCGTGGCGCCGCTGAAGGCCGCCGAGGACGCGGTGCGCATGGACTCCAGCTCGCTGCCCCTGTCCGAGGTGGTCCACAAGATGGAGGACGAGATCCTCCGTCGGCTCGCGAAGCGCGGCGGCTGA